In one window of Chryseobacterium phocaeense DNA:
- a CDS encoding methionine aminotransferase — protein MIQLPLSKLSNVGTTIFSQMTQLANENEAINLSQGFPDFMPDPELLDHVTHFIQKGFNQYAPLGGMIPLKEEIARKIENSNQAVYHPDSEITVTAGGTQAIFTAIAAFVKKDDEVIIFEPAYDCYEPTVELFGGIVKRFEMKAPDYEIDWNIVKDLVSDKTKMIILNNPNNPSGKILKENDLQELIKLVKDTSILILSDEVYENIVFDGNKHLSICRYPELKERSLLVASFGKLFHVTGWKTGYCAAPKNLTDEFRKVHQFNVFCVNTPIQLALAEYMKNDEHYNHLNTFFQEKRDFLRKGLEGTSFGLLDCEGTYFQALTYDKISDKNDFDFASELTINHKVASVPFSSFYKNKRNDHVIRLCFAKKQETLERAIENLSKL, from the coding sequence ATGATACAACTTCCTTTATCCAAGCTTTCCAATGTAGGGACCACTATTTTCAGCCAGATGACCCAACTGGCCAACGAAAACGAGGCCATCAACCTTTCTCAGGGATTTCCGGACTTTATGCCGGATCCTGAACTGCTGGACCATGTGACCCATTTCATTCAAAAAGGCTTCAACCAATACGCCCCGCTGGGAGGAATGATCCCGCTAAAGGAAGAAATAGCAAGAAAAATTGAGAACAGCAACCAGGCCGTTTATCACCCTGATTCCGAAATTACAGTAACCGCAGGAGGAACCCAGGCTATTTTCACTGCCATTGCGGCATTTGTGAAAAAAGATGATGAAGTAATTATTTTTGAACCTGCGTATGACTGTTATGAGCCTACCGTAGAGCTTTTCGGAGGCATTGTAAAACGTTTTGAAATGAAAGCCCCGGATTATGAGATCGACTGGAATATCGTAAAAGATCTGGTAAGCGACAAAACCAAAATGATTATCCTGAACAACCCGAATAACCCTTCCGGAAAGATCTTAAAGGAAAATGACCTGCAGGAGCTGATCAAACTTGTGAAAGATACTTCTATTCTTATCCTCAGTGATGAAGTATATGAAAATATTGTTTTTGACGGAAACAAGCACCTGAGCATCTGCCGCTATCCCGAACTGAAAGAAAGAAGTCTTCTTGTTGCGTCGTTTGGAAAACTGTTTCACGTTACCGGCTGGAAAACCGGTTATTGTGCAGCGCCTAAAAATCTTACCGATGAGTTCAGAAAAGTTCACCAGTTCAATGTATTCTGTGTAAATACCCCTATCCAACTCGCTTTGGCGGAATACATGAAAAACGATGAACATTACAATCACCTGAATACTTTTTTCCAGGAAAAGAGGGATTTCCTCAGAAAAGGCCTTGAAGGAACCTCATTCGGACTCCTCGATTGTGAAGGAACCTATTTCCAGGCCCTTACCTACGATAAAATTTCCGATAAAAATGATTTTGACTTCGCTTCAGAACTTACCATCAACCATAAAGTAGCCAGTGTTCCCTTTTCCTCATTCTACAAAAATAAAAGGAACGATCATGTGATCAGATTATGTTTTGCGAAAAAACAGGAAACGTTGGAGAGGGCTATAGAAAACCTATCTAAACTGTGA
- the cls gene encoding cardiolipin synthase: MIKEFFNQFPYILVGLEVLYLIGIIFLAGKIIMDTKNTSKTLAYLMLIIFLPVVGIIIYFVFGVNYRKNKFYTFKIERNEQVYQAVSTYIRETHHKTLEHHKEDIDQFLTTINFLYNAGHSPLSQGNHAEVLINGEGKFEKVFEVLERAVHHIHLEYYIYDNDEIGNRLADVLIRKAEDGVIVRFLYDDMGSGKIGKKLLSRLKDAGVQVSPVNKITFRLLANRVNYRDHRKMIIVDGAEVFTGGINVSDKYINPNPGQYWRDIHLYMKGEAAFYFQFLFFSNWVFATEKIPEVSQLYFTKKEGGGNSLIQTAASGPDTQPSIMLSTTSAVLSAKKRIYIVTPYFVPVETVLNAIKQAALSGADVRLMVPKSGDSVIVNAAAYSYYEELLENKVRIFFYKKGFIHAKTMLIDDYFSSVGTANMDVRSQELNFEVNALVFDQKINRKLQDLFHEDMNDCEEISLESWRKRPKSKVFFEHMARLLSPLI, encoded by the coding sequence ATGATTAAAGAATTTTTTAACCAGTTTCCCTATATCCTCGTAGGGCTTGAAGTTCTTTATCTTATAGGAATTATTTTTCTGGCTGGGAAAATTATCATGGATACGAAGAATACAAGTAAAACCCTGGCCTACCTCATGCTTATTATTTTTCTTCCTGTGGTGGGCATTATCATTTACTTTGTTTTTGGAGTGAATTACCGGAAAAATAAATTTTATACCTTTAAAATAGAACGGAATGAGCAGGTGTATCAGGCCGTTAGCACGTATATCAGGGAAACTCATCATAAAACCCTGGAACATCATAAAGAGGACATAGATCAGTTTCTGACGACCATTAATTTTCTTTATAATGCAGGACATTCTCCTTTGTCACAGGGAAATCATGCAGAAGTGCTGATCAACGGAGAAGGTAAATTTGAAAAAGTTTTTGAGGTTCTTGAAAGGGCCGTTCATCATATTCATTTGGAATATTATATTTATGATAATGATGAGATAGGGAACAGGCTGGCTGATGTATTGATCAGAAAGGCTGAAGACGGCGTGATTGTCCGTTTTCTGTATGATGATATGGGAAGCGGAAAAATAGGAAAAAAACTTCTGAGCAGACTGAAAGATGCCGGAGTGCAGGTTTCCCCTGTTAATAAAATTACGTTCAGGCTTTTGGCTAACCGGGTTAATTACCGAGATCACAGAAAAATGATCATTGTGGATGGGGCAGAAGTTTTTACAGGTGGAATCAATGTTTCCGATAAGTACATTAACCCTAACCCCGGTCAATATTGGAGGGATATCCATCTGTATATGAAAGGAGAGGCGGCTTTCTACTTTCAGTTTCTGTTTTTCAGCAACTGGGTTTTTGCAACGGAAAAAATTCCTGAAGTCTCCCAGCTTTATTTTACAAAAAAGGAAGGCGGGGGAAATTCATTGATTCAGACGGCGGCCAGCGGCCCGGATACCCAACCTTCTATTATGCTGAGTACAACATCTGCGGTGCTTTCTGCTAAAAAGAGAATTTATATTGTTACTCCTTATTTTGTTCCGGTTGAAACGGTGCTGAACGCGATTAAACAGGCTGCTCTTTCCGGTGCTGACGTCAGATTGATGGTCCCGAAATCCGGTGATTCCGTTATTGTAAATGCGGCTGCCTATTCTTACTACGAAGAGCTTTTAGAAAATAAAGTGAGGATATTTTTTTACAAAAAAGGTTTTATTCATGCCAAAACAATGCTAATAGATGATTATTTTTCATCGGTAGGTACAGCCAATATGGATGTGCGGAGTCAGGAACTGAATTTTGAAGTTAATGCATTGGTTTTTGACCAAAAGATCAACAGGAAACTTCAGGACCTTTTCCATGAGGATATGAATGACTGCGAAGAAATTTCCCTAGAATCCTGGAGAAAAAGGCCAAAATCCAAAGTTTTCTTTGAACATATGGCCAGACTGCTTTCTCCGCTGATATAA